One genomic segment of Streptomyces sp. NBC_00239 includes these proteins:
- a CDS encoding DNA-directed RNA polymerase subunit beta': MLDVNFFDELRIGLATADDIRTWSHGEVKKPETINYRTLKPEKDGLFCEKIFGPTRDWECYCGKYKRVRFKGIICERCGVEVTRAKVRRERMGHIELAAPVTHIWYFKGVPSRLGYLLDLAPKDLEKVIYFAAYMITFVDDERRTRDLPSLEAHVSVERQQIENRRDSDLEGRAKKLETDLAELEAEGAKADVRRKVREGAEREMKQLRDRAQREIDRLDEVWSRFKNLKVQDLEGDELLYRELRDRFGTYFDGSMGAAALQKRLESFDLEEEAERLREIIRTGKGQKKTRALKRLKVVSAFLQTSNSPKGMVLDCVPVIPPDLRPMVQLDGGRFATSDLNDLYRRVINRNNRLKRLLDLGAPEIIVNNEKRMLQEAVDALFDNGRRGRPVTGPGNRPLKSLSDMLKGKQGRFRQNLLGKRVDYSARSVIVVGPQLKLHQCGLPKAMALELFKPFVMKRLVDLNHAQNIKSAKRMVERGRTVVYDVLEEVIAEHPVLLNRAPTLHRLGIQAFEPQLVEGKAIQIHPLVCTAFNADFDGDQMAVHLPLSAEAQAEARILMLSSNNILKPADGRPVTMPTQDMVLGLFFLTTDGELRDTKGEGRAFGSTAEAIMAFDAGELALQSQVDIRFPVGTIPPRGWVAPVAEEGEQEFQPGDSFRLKTSLGRALFNELLPEDYPFVDYSVGKKQLSEIVNDLAERYPKVIVAATLDNLKAAGFHWATRSGVTVAISDVVVPEAKKAIVAGYEAMDEKVQKQYERGLITKDERTQELIAIWTKATNEVAEAMNANFPKTNPIFMMVDSGARGNMMQMRQIAGMRGLVSNAKNETIPRPIKASFREGLTVLEYFISTHGARKGLADTALRTADSGYLTRRLVDVSQDVIIREEDCGTERGLKLKIAVRGEDGVLRKADDVETSIYARMLAEDVVIDGKVIAPANVDLGDVLIDALVANGVEEVKTRSVLTCESAVGTCAFCYGRSLATGKLVDIGEAVGIIAAQSIGEPGTQLTMRTFHTGGVAGDDITQGLPRVVELFEARTPKGVAPISEADGRVRIEETEKTKKIVITPDDGSEETAFPISKRAKVLVHEGDHVEVGQKLTAGATNPHDVLRILGQRAVQVHLVGEVQKVYNSQGVSIHDKHIEIIIRQMLRRVTIIESGDAELLPGELVERGRFETENRRVVTEGGHPASGRPQLMGITKASLATESWLSAASFQETTRVLTDAAINAKSDSLIGLKENVIIGKLIPAGTGLARYRNIRVEPTEEAKAAMYSAVGYDDIDYSPFGTGSGQAVPLEDYDYGPYNG, encoded by the coding sequence GTGCTCGACGTCAACTTCTTCGACGAGCTGCGGATCGGCCTTGCCACCGCGGACGACATCCGAACCTGGTCGCACGGCGAGGTCAAGAAGCCGGAGACCATCAACTACCGCACCCTGAAGCCCGAGAAGGACGGACTCTTCTGCGAGAAGATCTTCGGTCCGACCCGGGACTGGGAGTGCTACTGCGGCAAGTACAAGCGTGTCCGCTTCAAGGGCATCATCTGTGAGCGCTGTGGCGTCGAAGTCACGCGCGCCAAGGTGCGCCGTGAGCGGATGGGCCACATCGAGCTCGCCGCTCCCGTCACCCACATCTGGTACTTCAAGGGCGTTCCGTCGCGTCTTGGCTACCTGCTGGACCTCGCGCCGAAGGACCTCGAGAAGGTCATCTACTTCGCCGCGTACATGATCACGTTCGTGGACGACGAGCGCCGCACCCGCGACCTTCCGTCGCTGGAGGCCCACGTCTCCGTCGAGCGCCAGCAGATCGAGAACCGTCGCGACTCGGACCTCGAAGGCCGGGCCAAGAAGCTCGAGACGGACCTCGCCGAGCTCGAGGCCGAGGGCGCCAAGGCCGACGTGCGCCGCAAGGTGCGCGAAGGTGCCGAGCGCGAGATGAAGCAGCTGCGCGACCGTGCGCAGCGCGAGATCGACCGTCTGGACGAGGTCTGGTCGCGCTTCAAGAACCTCAAGGTCCAGGACCTGGAGGGCGACGAGCTCCTCTACCGCGAGCTGCGTGACCGCTTCGGCACGTACTTCGACGGTTCGATGGGTGCCGCGGCGCTGCAGAAGCGCCTGGAGTCCTTCGACCTGGAGGAGGAGGCCGAGCGCCTCCGCGAGATCATCCGTACCGGCAAGGGCCAGAAGAAGACCCGTGCGCTCAAGCGCCTCAAGGTCGTCTCCGCGTTCCTGCAGACCAGCAACAGCCCCAAGGGCATGGTTCTGGACTGCGTCCCGGTCATCCCGCCGGACCTTCGTCCGATGGTGCAGCTGGACGGTGGCCGCTTCGCGACCTCCGACCTGAACGACCTGTACCGCCGCGTGATCAACCGCAACAACCGCCTGAAGCGCCTTCTCGACCTCGGTGCCCCCGAGATCATCGTGAACAACGAGAAGCGCATGCTCCAGGAGGCCGTCGACGCCCTCTTCGACAACGGTCGTCGTGGTCGTCCGGTGACCGGTCCCGGCAACCGTCCCCTGAAGTCCCTCAGCGACATGCTGAAGGGCAAGCAGGGTCGATTCCGCCAGAACCTCCTCGGCAAGCGCGTGGACTATTCCGCGCGTTCCGTGATCGTCGTCGGTCCGCAGCTGAAGCTGCACCAGTGTGGTCTGCCCAAGGCCATGGCGCTGGAGCTCTTCAAGCCGTTCGTGATGAAGCGCCTGGTCGACCTGAACCACGCGCAGAACATCAAGAGCGCCAAGCGGATGGTCGAGCGCGGCCGCACGGTCGTGTACGACGTCCTCGAAGAGGTCATCGCCGAGCACCCGGTCCTGCTGAACCGTGCGCCCACGCTGCACCGCCTCGGCATCCAGGCCTTCGAGCCCCAGCTGGTCGAAGGCAAGGCCATCCAGATCCACCCGCTCGTCTGCACCGCGTTCAACGCGGACTTCGACGGTGACCAGATGGCCGTGCACCTGCCGCTCTCCGCGGAGGCGCAGGCCGAGGCCCGCATCCTGATGCTGTCCTCGAACAACATCCTCAAGCCGGCCGACGGCCGTCCGGTCACGATGCCGACCCAGGACATGGTCCTCGGTCTGTTCTTCCTGACCACCGACGGTGAGCTGCGTGACACCAAGGGCGAGGGCCGCGCGTTCGGCTCCACGGCCGAGGCGATCATGGCGTTCGACGCCGGCGAGCTCGCCCTGCAGTCGCAGGTCGACATCCGCTTCCCGGTGGGCACCATCCCGCCGCGCGGCTGGGTGGCGCCGGTGGCCGAGGAAGGCGAGCAGGAGTTCCAGCCGGGCGACAGCTTCCGTCTGAAGACCTCGCTGGGCCGCGCGCTCTTCAACGAGCTGCTGCCCGAGGACTACCCGTTCGTCGACTACTCGGTGGGCAAGAAGCAGCTCTCCGAGATCGTCAACGACCTGGCGGAGCGCTACCCCAAGGTCATCGTGGCGGCGACGCTCGACAACCTGAAGGCGGCCGGCTTCCACTGGGCGACCCGTTCGGGCGTCACCGTGGCCATCTCCGACGTCGTCGTGCCCGAGGCCAAGAAGGCCATCGTCGCGGGCTACGAGGCGATGGACGAGAAGGTCCAGAAGCAGTACGAGCGCGGTCTGATCACCAAGGACGAGCGCACGCAGGAGCTCATCGCGATCTGGACCAAGGCGACCAACGAGGTTGCCGAGGCGATGAACGCGAACTTCCCCAAGACGAACCCCATCTTCATGATGGTTGACTCGGGTGCCCGAGGAAACATGATGCAGATGCGACAGATCGCCGGTATGCGTGGTCTGGTGTCGAACGCGAAGAACGAGACCATCCCGCGTCCGATCAAGGCGTCCTTCCGTGAGGGCCTCACCGTTCTGGAGTACTTCATCTCCACGCACGGTGCCCGTAAGGGTCTGGCGGACACCGCCCTGCGTACCGCCGACTCGGGTTACCTCACCCGTCGTCTGGTGGACGTCTCGCAGGACGTCATCATCCGCGAGGAGGACTGCGGCACCGAGCGCGGCCTGAAGCTGAAGATCGCCGTTCGCGGCGAGGACGGCGTGCTGCGCAAGGCCGACGACGTCGAGACCTCGATCTACGCCCGCATGCTGGCCGAGGACGTCGTCATCGACGGCAAGGTCATCGCGCCGGCCAACGTCGACCTCGGTGACGTCCTCATCGACGCCCTGGTCGCCAACGGCGTCGAGGAGGTCAAGACCCGCTCGGTCCTGACCTGTGAGTCCGCGGTCGGCACCTGTGCCTTCTGCTACGGACGCTCGCTCGCCACCGGCAAGCTGGTCGACATCGGTGAGGCCGTCGGCATCATCGCGGCCCAGTCCATCGGTGAGCCCGGTACCCAGCTGACGATGCGTACCTTCCACACCGGTGGTGTGGCCGGTGACGACATCACGCAGGGTCTGCCGCGTGTCGTCGAGCTCTTCGAGGCCCGTACCCCGAAGGGTGTCGCGCCGATCTCCGAGGCCGACGGCCGCGTGCGGATCGAGGAGACCGAGAAGACCAAGAAGATCGTCATCACGCCGGACGACGGCTCCGAGGAGACGGCGTTCCCGATCTCCAAGCGCGCCAAGGTCCTCGTGCACGAGGGTGACCACGTCGAGGTGGGCCAGAAGCTCACCGCGGGTGCCACCAACCCGCACGACGTGCTGCGCATCCTCGGTCAGCGTGCGGTCCAGGTCCACCTGGTCGGCGAAGTCCAGAAGGTCTACAACAGCCAGGGCGTGTCGATCCACGACAAGCACATCGAGATCATCATCCGGCAGATGCTCCGCCGCGTGACGATCATCGAGTCGGGCGACGCCGAGCTGCTTCCGGGCGAGCTCGTCGAGCGCGGCCGCTTCGAGACCGAGAACCGTCGTGTGGTCACCGAGGGCGGTCACCCCGCCTCCGGCCGTCCGCAGCTGATGGGTATCACCAAGGCCTCGCTGGCGACCGAGTCGTGGCTGTCCGCGGCGTCCTTCCAGGAGACGACCAGGGTCCTGACCGACGCGGCGATCAACGCCAAGTCGGACTCCCTGATCGGCCTCAAGGAGAACGTCATCATCGGTAAGCTCATCCCGGCCGGTACGGGCCTCGCCCGCTACCGCAACATCCGGGTCGAGCCGACCGAGGAAGCCAAGGCCGCGATGTACTCGGCCGTCGGTTACGACGACATCGACTACTCGCCCTTCGGCACCGGCTCCGGCCAGGCTGTCCCGCTGGAGGACTACGACTACGGCCCGTACAACGGCTGA
- the rpoB gene encoding DNA-directed RNA polymerase subunit beta, producing MAASRNASTNMNNGASTAPLRISFAKIKEPLEVPNLLALQTESFDWLLGNAAWKARVESALESGQDVPTKSGLEEIFEEISPIEDFSGSMSLTFRDHRFEPAKNSVDECKDRDFTYAAPLFVTAEFTNNETGEIKSQTVFMGDFPLMTNKGTFVINGTERVVVSQLVRSPGVYFDSSIDKTSDKDIFSAKIIPSRGAWLEMEVDKRDMVGVRIDRKRKQSVTVLLKALGWTTEQILEEFGEYESMRATLEKDHTQGQDDALLDIYRKLRPGEPPTREAAQTLLENLYFNPKRYDLAKVGRYKVNKKLGADEPLDAGVLTTDDVIATIKYLVKLHAGETDTIGENGNSIVVETDDIDHFGNRRLRNVGELIQNQVRTGLARMERVVRERMTTQDVEAITPQTLINIRPVVASIKEFFGTSQLSQFMDQNNPLSGLTHKRRLSALGPGGLSRERAGFEVRDVHPSHYGRMCPIETPEGPNIGLIGSLASYGRVNAFGFVETPYRKVVEGVVTDDVDYLTADEEDRFVIAQANAGLSEDMRFTENRVLVRRRGGEIDYIAGDDVDYMDVSPRQMVSVATAMIPFLEHDDANRALMGANMMRQAVPLIKAEAPLVGTGMEYRCAVDAGDSIRAEKDGVVQEVSADYITVGNDDGTYTTYRVAKFSRSNQGTSVNQKVIVNEGDRIVESQVLADGPATEEGEMALGKNLLVAFMPWEGHNYEDAIILSQRLVQDDVLSSIHIEEHEVDARDTKLGPEEITRDIPNVSEEVLADLDERGIIRIGADVVAGDILVGKVTPKGETELTPEERLLRAIFGEKAREVRDTSLKVPHGEIGKVIGVRVFDREEGDELPPGVNQLVRVYVAQKRKITDGDKLAGRHGNKGVISKILPIEDMPFLEDGTPVDIILNPLGVPSRMNPGQVLEIHLGWLASRGWDVSGLADEWAQRLQVIGADKVAPGTNVATPVFDGAREDELAGLLQHTIPNRDGERMVLPTGKARLFDGRSGEPFPDPISVGYMYILKLHHLVDDKLHARSTGPYSMITQQPLGGKAQFGGQRFGEMEVWALEAYGAAYALQELLTIKSDDVTGRVKVYEAIVKGENIPEPGIPESFKVLIKEMQSLCLNVEVLSSDGMSIEMRDTDEDVFRAAEELGIDLSRREPSSVEEV from the coding sequence TTGGCCGCCTCGCGCAACGCCTCGACCAATATGAACAACGGCGCCAGCACTGCCCCGCTGCGCATCTCCTTTGCAAAGATCAAGGAGCCCCTCGAGGTTCCGAACCTCCTGGCGCTGCAGACCGAAAGCTTTGACTGGCTGCTCGGCAATGCCGCCTGGAAGGCTCGCGTCGAGTCGGCTCTCGAGAGTGGACAGGACGTCCCCACCAAGTCCGGTCTGGAAGAGATCTTCGAGGAGATCTCGCCGATCGAGGACTTCTCCGGGTCGATGTCGCTGACCTTCCGCGACCACCGCTTCGAGCCCGCGAAGAACTCCGTCGACGAGTGCAAGGACCGCGACTTCACGTACGCGGCGCCGCTCTTCGTCACGGCCGAGTTCACGAACAACGAGACCGGCGAGATCAAGTCTCAGACGGTCTTCATGGGCGACTTCCCGCTCATGACCAACAAGGGCACGTTCGTCATCAACGGCACCGAGCGTGTCGTCGTGTCCCAGCTCGTGCGTTCGCCCGGTGTCTACTTCGACTCCTCCATCGACAAGACGTCCGACAAGGACATCTTCTCCGCCAAGATCATCCCGTCCCGGGGTGCCTGGCTGGAGATGGAGGTCGACAAGCGCGACATGGTCGGCGTCCGCATCGACCGCAAGCGCAAGCAGTCCGTCACCGTCCTCCTGAAGGCTCTCGGCTGGACCACCGAGCAGATCCTCGAGGAGTTCGGCGAGTACGAGTCCATGCGCGCCACCCTGGAGAAGGACCACACCCAGGGCCAGGACGACGCGCTGCTCGACATCTACCGCAAGCTGCGTCCGGGCGAGCCGCCGACCCGTGAGGCCGCGCAGACGCTGCTCGAGAACCTGTACTTCAACCCGAAGCGCTACGACCTCGCCAAGGTCGGCCGCTACAAGGTCAACAAGAAGCTCGGGGCCGACGAGCCGCTCGACGCCGGTGTGCTCACCACCGACGACGTGATCGCGACGATCAAGTACCTGGTCAAGCTGCACGCCGGCGAGACCGACACGATCGGCGAGAACGGCAACTCGATCGTCGTCGAGACCGACGACATCGACCACTTCGGCAACCGTCGTCTGCGCAACGTCGGCGAGCTCATCCAGAACCAGGTCCGCACGGGTCTGGCTCGTATGGAGCGCGTCGTGCGTGAGCGCATGACGACCCAGGACGTCGAGGCGATCACGCCGCAGACCCTGATCAACATCCGGCCGGTCGTCGCCTCCATCAAGGAGTTCTTCGGCACCAGCCAGCTGTCGCAGTTCATGGACCAGAACAACCCGCTGTCGGGTCTCACCCACAAGCGCCGTCTGTCGGCGCTTGGCCCGGGTGGTCTCTCCCGTGAGCGGGCCGGCTTCGAGGTCCGTGACGTGCACCCGTCGCACTACGGCCGCATGTGCCCGATCGAGACCCCCGAAGGCCCGAACATCGGTCTGATCGGCTCGCTCGCCTCCTACGGCCGCGTCAACGCGTTCGGCTTCGTGGAGACCCCGTACCGCAAGGTCGTCGAGGGCGTCGTCACCGACGACGTCGACTACCTGACCGCGGACGAGGAAGACCGCTTCGTCATCGCCCAGGCCAACGCCGGCCTGTCCGAGGACATGCGCTTCACCGAGAACCGCGTGCTGGTCCGCCGTCGTGGCGGCGAGATCGACTACATCGCCGGCGACGACGTCGACTACATGGACGTCTCCCCGCGCCAGATGGTGTCCGTCGCGACCGCGATGATCCCCTTCCTGGAGCACGACGACGCCAACCGCGCCCTCATGGGCGCGAACATGATGCGCCAGGCCGTTCCGCTCATCAAGGCGGAGGCGCCGCTCGTCGGCACCGGCATGGAGTACCGCTGTGCGGTCGACGCCGGTGACTCGATCCGCGCGGAGAAGGACGGTGTGGTCCAGGAGGTCTCGGCCGACTACATCACCGTCGGGAACGACGACGGCACGTACACCACGTACCGCGTCGCGAAGTTCTCCCGCTCGAACCAGGGCACCTCGGTCAACCAGAAGGTCATCGTCAACGAGGGCGACCGGATCGTTGAGTCCCAGGTCCTCGCCGACGGACCGGCGACCGAAGAGGGCGAAATGGCCCTCGGCAAGAACCTGCTCGTGGCCTTCATGCCGTGGGAGGGTCACAACTACGAGGACGCGATCATCCTGTCGCAGCGCCTCGTGCAGGACGACGTCCTCTCCTCGATCCACATCGAGGAGCACGAGGTCGACGCCCGTGACACCAAGCTCGGCCCCGAGGAGATCACCCGGGACATCCCGAACGTCTCCGAGGAGGTCCTCGCGGACCTCGACGAGCGCGGCATCATCCGCATCGGTGCGGACGTCGTCGCCGGCGACATCCTGGTCGGCAAGGTCACGCCCAAGGGTGAGACCGAGCTGACCCCGGAGGAGCGCCTGCTCCGCGCGATCTTCGGTGAGAAGGCCCGCGAGGTGCGCGACACCTCGCTCAAGGTGCCTCACGGTGAGATCGGCAAGGTCATCGGTGTCCGCGTCTTCGACCGCGAGGAGGGCGACGAGCTTCCCCCGGGCGTGAACCAGCTGGTCCGCGTCTACGTCGCCCAGAAGCGCAAGATCACCGACGGTGACAAGCTCGCCGGCCGTCACGGCAACAAGGGTGTCATCTCCAAGATCCTTCCGATCGAGGACATGCCCTTCCTCGAGGACGGCACCCCGGTCGACATCATCCTCAACCCGCTCGGTGTCCCGTCCCGAATGAACCCGGGACAGGTCCTGGAGATCCACCTCGGCTGGCTCGCCAGCCGCGGCTGGGACGTCTCCGGCCTCGCGGACGAGTGGGCCCAGCGTCTGCAGGTCATCGGCGCCGACAAGGTCGCCCCCGGCACCAACGTCGCCACCCCGGTGTTCGACGGCGCCCGCGAGGACGAGCTGGCCGGCCTGCTGCAGCACACCATCCCGAACCGCGACGGCGAGCGCATGGTGCTCCCGACCGGTAAGGCGCGCCTGTTCGACGGCCGCTCCGGCGAGCCGTTCCCGGACCCGATCTCGGTCGGGTACATGTACATCCTCAAGCTCCACCACCTGGTCGACGACAAGCTCCACGCGCGTTCGACCGGTCCGTACTCGATGATCACGCAGCAGCCGCTGGGTGGTAAGGCGCAGTTCGGTGGCCAGCGCTTCGGTGAGATGGAGGTGTGGGCGCTCGAGGCTTACGGCGCCGCGTACGCCCTCCAGGAGCTGCTGACCATCAAGTCCGACGACGTCACCGGCCGAGTGAAGGTCTACGAGGCCATCGTCAAGGGCGAGAACATCCCCGAGCCGGGCATTCCCGAGTCCTTCAAGGTGCTCATCAAGGAAATGCAGTCGCTCTGCCTCAACGTGGAGGTGCTGTCCTCGGACGGCATGTCCATCGAGATGCGCGACACCGACGAGGACGTCTTCCGCGCAGCGGAGGAGCTCGGTATCGACCTGTCCCGGCGCGAGCCGAGCAGCGTCGAAGAGGTCTGA
- the rpsG gene encoding 30S ribosomal protein S7, which produces MPRKGPAPKRPVIIDPVYASPLVTSLINKILLDGKRSTAERIVYGAMEGLREKTGNDPVITLKRALENVKPSLEVKSRRVGGATYQVPVEVKPGRQSTLALRWLVGYSRARREKTMTERLMNELLDASNGLGAAVKKREDTHKMAESNKAFAHYRW; this is translated from the coding sequence ATGCCTCGTAAGGGCCCCGCCCCGAAGCGCCCGGTCATCATCGACCCGGTCTACGCATCTCCTCTGGTGACGTCGCTCATCAACAAGATCCTCCTGGACGGCAAGCGCTCCACCGCCGAGCGCATCGTCTACGGCGCCATGGAAGGCCTCCGCGAGAAGACCGGCAACGACCCGGTCATCACGCTGAAGCGCGCGCTGGAGAACGTCAAGCCGTCGCTTGAGGTCAAGTCCCGCCGTGTCGGTGGCGCGACCTACCAGGTTCCGGTCGAGGTCAAGCCGGGTCGCCAGTCGACCCTCGCGCTGCGCTGGCTCGTGGGCTACTCCCGCGCCCGCCGCGAGAAGACCATGACCGAGCGCCTCATGAACGAGCTGCTCGACGCCTCCAACGGTCTTGGCGCTGCCGTCAAGAAGCGCGAGGACACGCACAAGATGGCCGAGTCCAACAAGGCCTTCGCGCACTACCGCTGGTAG
- the rpsL gene encoding 30S ribosomal protein S12, translated as MPTIQQLVRKGRQDKVEKTKTPALEASPQRRGVCTRVFTTTPKKPNSALRKVARVRLTSGIEVTAYIPGEGHNLQEHSIVLVRGGRVKDLPGVRYKIIRGALDTQAVKNRKQARSRYGAKKEK; from the coding sequence GTGCCTACGATCCAGCAGCTGGTCCGGAAGGGCCGGCAGGACAAGGTCGAGAAGACGAAGACGCCCGCGCTTGAGGCTTCGCCCCAGCGCCGTGGCGTCTGCACGCGTGTGTTCACGACCACCCCGAAGAAGCCGAACTCGGCGCTCCGTAAGGTCGCGCGTGTGCGTCTGACCTCCGGTATCGAGGTCACCGCTTACATTCCGGGTGAGGGACACAACCTGCAGGAGCACTCGATCGTGCTCGTGCGTGGTGGCCGTGTGAAGGACCTGCCGGGTGTTCGTTACAAGATCATCCGCGGTGCGCTTGACACCCAGGCTGTCAAGAACCGCAAGCAGGCCCGCAGCCGCTACGGCGCCAAGAAGGAGAAGTAA
- a CDS encoding YfhO family protein, which produces MAAEPITVPGPPAEPPRPASRRRHRLLGPGLAFLVTTTAFTTAWLLRGARPFGGRPRALNDQANQYVPFHQGLWDVVHGKAAGDLFLSWHTGFGQQFLADHHTYLGNPLSWLAVLVPRHRVDLAVFALTPLTLGLAAALMAGYLGRLAPGPGWQRGLLGACYGLCGWAVADASYIPMWLWGLVALPLLGTAVEWCLQGRRWPAATLLVALAWLGNFYTAMMATMAAAVLLAVRLTLIRCSARQRIRAVRRAATAAATGVLLTLPLLLPALLASRAAQPTRAATFEPTDTGPFLAGLLPGAYHWGGHARLYVASLGLVLTLAFLLDPAVARRTRLVWAAALVLVTASFQFPPTQYAWHGLAVPNGNPYRETFVLAGLLVITAWLGLAARPRPGRLVLAAGLLAAAAFLLRDSDDFTPWTWVAVLGGGSLSVAGLCLYLRGSGPRRRRGLVAAGAVLMATAVLAESAGSAAVADARRAREKWAAPRATAGPAVDARFAAVRRLDGWPAYRTDPGRPELSYNDGLALRAQGPQYYSSYLPAAAFRTLDALGYGYTNDGRTLFGSDSPVLDALFSVGARVRPEPGGGWTGDTFPAPPLVTVRTGRYAPPHSADSVYARQEAALGSTVYEVPPVTRGPGVTGVRHYTAHCTPGTEAYWYSPALLGRLTYGGAALTVRDETAGVLRLGPVPADGRVAVAVRTRSPGDAPAHPVGCLDRAALDSAVRRLTATGATAIRAGGHSLAATLPAAADGAARARTAVFATTAGPGWHCSAPQRPFHGLLAVALPPGSREVSCTYTPPGFVRGLAGGGLGLLLLAAGTASALRRRHGHGRRP; this is translated from the coding sequence GTGGCAGCGGAGCCGATCACCGTTCCAGGCCCGCCCGCCGAGCCACCCCGCCCGGCCTCCCGCCGACGCCACCGCCTGCTCGGACCGGGCCTCGCCTTCCTCGTCACCACGACGGCCTTCACCACCGCCTGGCTGCTGCGCGGCGCCCGGCCCTTCGGCGGCCGCCCCCGGGCCCTGAACGACCAGGCCAACCAGTACGTGCCCTTCCACCAGGGGCTGTGGGACGTGGTCCACGGCAAGGCGGCCGGCGACCTGTTCCTCAGCTGGCACACCGGCTTCGGGCAGCAGTTCCTGGCGGATCACCACACCTACCTGGGCAACCCCCTGTCCTGGCTGGCCGTACTGGTCCCCCGGCACCGCGTGGACCTGGCCGTCTTCGCCCTCACCCCGCTCACCCTGGGGCTCGCCGCCGCCCTCATGGCCGGCTACCTCGGCCGGCTCGCCCCGGGTCCCGGCTGGCAGCGCGGGCTGCTCGGCGCCTGCTACGGCCTGTGCGGCTGGGCGGTGGCCGACGCCTCGTACATCCCGATGTGGCTGTGGGGCCTGGTCGCGCTGCCGCTGCTCGGCACCGCCGTCGAGTGGTGCCTCCAGGGGCGCCGCTGGCCGGCCGCCACCCTGCTGGTCGCCCTCGCCTGGCTGGGCAACTTCTACACGGCGATGATGGCCACGATGGCCGCCGCCGTCCTCCTCGCGGTGCGCCTGACCCTGATCCGCTGCTCCGCCCGGCAGCGGATCCGCGCCGTCCGGCGCGCCGCGACCGCCGCGGCCACCGGCGTCCTGCTCACCCTCCCGCTGCTGCTGCCCGCGCTCCTCGCCAGCCGCGCCGCCCAGCCCACCCGGGCCGCCACCTTCGAGCCCACGGACACCGGCCCGTTCCTGGCGGGACTGCTGCCCGGCGCCTACCACTGGGGCGGCCACGCCCGCCTGTACGTGGCCTCCCTCGGCCTGGTCCTGACGCTGGCCTTCCTCCTCGACCCGGCGGTGGCCCGCCGCACCCGGCTGGTCTGGGCCGCCGCGCTGGTCCTGGTCACGGCCTCCTTCCAGTTCCCGCCGACCCAGTACGCGTGGCACGGCCTGGCGGTCCCCAACGGCAACCCCTACCGGGAGACCTTCGTCCTCGCCGGCCTGCTCGTGATCACGGCCTGGCTGGGGCTGGCGGCCCGGCCCCGCCCCGGCCGCCTGGTCCTCGCCGCCGGCCTGCTGGCCGCGGCCGCCTTCCTGCTCCGCGACAGCGACGACTTCACCCCTTGGACCTGGGTCGCGGTCCTCGGCGGCGGCTCCCTGTCGGTCGCCGGGCTGTGCCTGTACCTCCGGGGCAGCGGCCCGCGGCGGCGCCGCGGCCTGGTGGCGGCCGGCGCCGTGCTGATGGCCACGGCCGTGCTCGCCGAGTCCGCCGGCTCCGCGGCCGTGGCCGACGCCCGCCGGGCCCGCGAGAAGTGGGCCGCGCCCCGGGCCACCGCCGGTCCCGCCGTCGACGCCCGCTTCGCCGCCGTCCGCCGGCTGGACGGCTGGCCCGCGTACCGGACCGACCCCGGACGCCCGGAGCTCTCGTACAACGACGGGCTCGCGCTGCGCGCCCAGGGCCCGCAGTACTACAGCAGCTACCTGCCGGCGGCCGCCTTCCGCACGCTCGACGCCCTCGGGTACGGCTACACCAACGACGGGCGCACGCTCTTCGGCTCCGACAGCCCGGTGCTCGACGCGCTGTTCTCGGTCGGCGCCCGGGTGCGGCCCGAGCCGGGCGGCGGCTGGACCGGCGACACCTTCCCCGCTCCCCCGCTCGTGACCGTACGCACCGGCCGGTACGCCCCGCCCCACTCGGCCGACAGCGTGTACGCCCGCCAGGAGGCCGCGCTCGGCAGCACGGTCTACGAGGTCCCGCCCGTCACCCGCGGCCCGGGCGTCACCGGCGTGCGGCACTACACCGCCCACTGCACCCCGGGCACCGAGGCCTACTGGTACTCCCCCGCCCTCCTCGGCCGCCTCACGTACGGCGGCGCCGCCCTGACCGTGCGGGACGAGACGGCCGGCGTGCTGCGGCTGGGCCCCGTACCGGCCGACGGGCGGGTGGCCGTCGCCGTCCGCACCCGCAGCCCGGGCGACGCCCCCGCACACCCCGTGGGCTGCCTGGACCGGGCCGCCCTGGACTCGGCGGTACGGCGGCTGACCGCGACCGGGGCCACCGCGATCCGGGCCGGCGGGCACTCCCTCGCCGCCACCCTGCCCGCGGCCGCCGACGGCGCCGCCCGGGCCCGTACCGCGGTGTTCGCGACGACCGCCGGACCCGGCTGGCACTGCTCCGCCCCGCAGCGGCCCTTCCACGGCCTGCTCGCCGTGGCCCTCCCCCCCGGCAGCCGCGAGGTCTCCTGCACCTACACCCCGCCGGGCTTCGTACGGGGCCTGGCGGGCGGCGGGCTGGGCCTGTTGCTCCTGGCCGCCGGCACCGCTTCCGCCCTGCGCCGCCGCCACGGCCACGGCCGCCGCCCCTGA